The Strix aluco isolate bStrAlu1 chromosome Z, bStrAlu1.hap1, whole genome shotgun sequence genome contains a region encoding:
- the IL31RA gene encoding interleukin-31 receptor subunit alpha isoform X3 — MCNCLIWMFILLCSSIADENSIRDADIFPSSPEIERGSTLKLFCVLGKRYTPHRNASHIIWKLNHELIAQENYSIVNETVSSVTIHNFTYSRAHVKCFTKYLGKEQLLVHTEVKSGFPPDTPGNISCIYYFNAELTCTWTSGRETNLTTNYTLYRKVMTEERVTLPNTGNSCQSKTESCSFYYPDVSYSSSFCFQVKAENVLGEASSDCVPIPMEKIEKFEPPEILSVKKITGIKQLLTVTWKMPEKIIPSQDLICQVQYRNLYSNSSEIVTVPLSSAEKTGSCNLTAPSEKVDLWRVIESSHPAGSRSVHLMWKPLDSFPPSGRILGYKIQYFPENNAALKMTNVSTDKKIVLLLNEEAYIISITAYNSAGNSPEAILRIPSTDEKTSQIIETVRTFTTNEEVVVTWIASEPEVTEYVLEWYEELETDPFGRSWQYVSNSTNWKTNKKNFKPFICYNISVYPLYGNKVAAPCSIQTYVQEKKPSEGPVADTGIPGKNEVTIKWKEITKEKRNGFISSYTIFYKPEDGKELSETVNSDVLQYRLKSLQANTQYTVYIMANNGAGGTSGEPKTFKTLKFNKEDVIFIALPIGLSMLFLLGFWITCILKKHAFKKVCWPDIPNPAESIAVEWPLDVSMNNSFLKGVTSEAKTVDFEDISVLEHCFPEDQEGSLLMNCGNHVSECTDTNTKGMINGDKKILYNEKNEVAKCFSPSMPYIITDQDIGSQMHSALIPAKEIQPIEMLEDDICGSQQTSIKNENYNEEALKLEDFSEKALFNPYLKNSVKTREFLISENLSEHSKNEPKSQSTVLPPFQKNVAGQSYVTLDMFGLATAH, encoded by the exons ATGTGCAACTGTTTGATTTGGATGTTcatcctgctctgcagctctATAGCAG atGAAAACTCTATCAGAGATgctgacatttttccttcatctccTGAAATTGAAAGAGGATCCACCCTGAAACTCTTTTGTGTTCTTGGAAAACGCTACACACCTCACAGAAATGCAAGCCATATCATCTGGAAATTGAATCATGAATTAATTGCTCAGGAAAACTATAGCATTGTGAATGAGACTGTATCTAGTGTAACCATCCATAATTTCACTTACAGCAGAGCTCATGTGAAATGTTTCACTAAGTACTTGGGCAAGGAACAACTTCTGGTTCACACTGAAGTTAAATCTGGCT TTCCACCAGACACACCAGGAAATATTTCCTGCATTTATTACTTTAATGCTGAACTTACCTGCACCTGGACTTCAGGAAGAGAAACAAATCTTACAACAAACTATACTCTATACCGAAAAGT GATGACAGAAGAAAGGGTGACTCTTCCAAATACAGGGAACTCCTGTCAAAGCAAAACAGAGTCATGTTCGTTTTATTATCCAGATGTTTCCTACAGtagttctttttgttttcaggtgAAAGCTGAAAATGTTTTGGGTGAAGCCTCATCAGATTGTGTTCCTATACCTATGGAAAAAatag AGAAATTTGAACCTCCTGAAAtactttcagttaaaaaaatcacTGGTATAAAGCAGTTGCTTACAGTAACCTGGAAAATGCCTGAGAAGATTATCCCTTCACAAGATTTAATTTGCCAGGTTCAATACAGAAACTTATATTCAAACTCTTCG GAAATTGTCACTGTCCCACTGAGTTCTGCAGAGAAAACAGGATCATGTAATCTCACAG CTCCTTCAGAAAAAGTGGATTTGTGGAGGGTAATTGAGTCTTCACACCCAGCTGGAAGTAGATCTGTGCATCTTATGTGGAAG CCATTAGACAGCTTTCCACCGTCTGGGAGAATTCTGGGctacaaaatacagtattttccagAAAACAATGCTGCACTTAAAATGACAAATGTCTCTACTGATAAGAAAATTGTTCTACTTTTAAATGAAGAGGCGTACATAATATCTATTACTGCCTATAACTCTGCTGGAAATTCTCCTGAAGCTATTTTGAGGATTCCATCCACTGATGAAAAAA CTTCTCAGATTATTGAAACAGTGAGGACCTTTACAACAAATGAAGAAGTGGTTGTGACATGGATAGCCTCTGAACCAGAAGTAACCGAATATGTACTTGAGTGGTATGAGGAATTGGAGACAGATCCCTTTGGTAGATCATGGCAATATGTATCAAATTCTACAAACTGGAAAACTAACAAAA aaaactttaaacCATTTATATGCTATAACATCTCGGTGTATCCTTTATATGGAAATAAAGTAGCAGCTCCATGTTCCATACAAACTTATGTTCAAGAAAAAA AGCCATCAGAAGGACCTGTGGCTGACACAGGCATTCCAGGGAAAAACGAAGTTACAATAAAATGGAAGGAGattacaaaggagaaaagaaatggatTTATCAGTAGCTATACAATATTTTATAAACCTGAAGATGGAAAAGAATTGA GTGAAACAGTGAACTCTGATGTTCTGCAATACAGACTGAAGTCCTTACAGGCTAATACACAATATACTGTCTATATAATGGCAAACAATGGAGCTGGTGGAACCAGTGGAGAGCCCAAAACCTTCAAGACTTTGAAATTTA aTAAAGAAGATGTTATTTTCATTGCTCTACCCATTGGATTAAGCATGTTGTTTCTGTTAGGCTTTTGGATaacatgcattttgaaaaaacatGC GTTTAAAAAGGTTTGCTGGCCTGATATACCCAATCCTGCAGAGAGCATTGCAGTGGAATGGCCTCTTGATGTATCTATG AATAATTCATTTTTGAAGGGAGTGACATCTGAGGCTAAAACCGTAGACTTTGAAGACATAAGTGTTTTGGAACATTGTTTCCCTGAAGATCAGGAAGGATCACTACTAATGAATTGTGGAAACCATGTTTCTGAATGTACTGATACTAATACAAAAGGCATGATTAATGGAGATAAAAAGATACTGTATAATGAAAAAAACGAAGTTGCTAAATGTTTTTCACCATCCATGCCTTATATAATTACTGATCAAGATATCGGAAGTCAAATGCATTCAGCTTTGATACCAGCAAAGGAAATCCAACCCATAGAAATGCTGGAAGATGACATATGTGGATCCCAACAGacttcaattaaaaatgaaaattataatgaAGAAGCTTTAAAGCTGGaagatttcagtgaaaaagcactGTTCAATCCATACcttaaaaattctgttaaaacaAGGGAATTTCTTATTTCTGAGAATTTGTCAGAACACAGTAAGAATGAACCCAAAAGCCAATCAACTGTCTTACctccttttcaaaaaaatgtcGCCGGACAATCCTATGTAACATTGGACATGTTTGGGCTGGCCACAGCTCATTAG
- the IL31RA gene encoding interleukin-31 receptor subunit alpha isoform X2, which produces MCNCLIWMFILLCSSIADENSIRDADIFPSSPEIERGSTLKLFCVLGKRYTPHRNASHIIWKLNHELIAQENYSIVNETVSSVTIHNFTYSRAHVKCFTKYLGKEQLLVHTEVKSGFPPDTPGNISCIYYFNAELTCTWTSGRETNLTTNYTLYRKVMTEERVTLPNTGNSCQSKTESCSFYYPDVSYSSSFCFQVKAENVLGEASSDCVPIPMEKIEKFEPPEILSVKKITGIKQLLTVTWKMPEKIIPSQDLICQVQYRNLYSNSSEIVTVPLSSAEKTGSCNLTGLWDSTEYLVAIRCISVVSIFWSEWSRGKTASTEEKAPSEKVDLWRVIESSHPAGSRSVHLMWKPLDSFPPSGRILGYKIQYFPENNAALKMTNVSTDKKIVLLLNEEAYIISITAYNSAGNSPEAILRIPSTDEKTSQIIETVRTFTTNEEVVVTWIASEPEVTEYVLEWYEELETDPFGRSWQYVSNSTNWKTNKKNFKPFICYNISVYPLYGNKVAAPCSIQTYVQEKKPSEGPVADTGIPGKNEVTIKWKEITKEKRNGFISSYTIFYKPEDGKELSETVNSDVLQYRLKSLQANTQYTVYIMANNGAGGTSGEPKTFKTLKFNKEDVIFIALPIGLSMLFLLGFWITCILKKHAFKKVCWPDIPNPAESIAVEWPLDVSMGVTSEAKTVDFEDISVLEHCFPEDQEGSLLMNCGNHVSECTDTNTKGMINGDKKILYNEKNEVAKCFSPSMPYIITDQDIGSQMHSALIPAKEIQPIEMLEDDICGSQQTSIKNENYNEEALKLEDFSEKALFNPYLKNSVKTREFLISENLSEHSKNEPKSQSTVLPPFQKNVAGQSYVTLDMFGLATAH; this is translated from the exons ATGTGCAACTGTTTGATTTGGATGTTcatcctgctctgcagctctATAGCAG atGAAAACTCTATCAGAGATgctgacatttttccttcatctccTGAAATTGAAAGAGGATCCACCCTGAAACTCTTTTGTGTTCTTGGAAAACGCTACACACCTCACAGAAATGCAAGCCATATCATCTGGAAATTGAATCATGAATTAATTGCTCAGGAAAACTATAGCATTGTGAATGAGACTGTATCTAGTGTAACCATCCATAATTTCACTTACAGCAGAGCTCATGTGAAATGTTTCACTAAGTACTTGGGCAAGGAACAACTTCTGGTTCACACTGAAGTTAAATCTGGCT TTCCACCAGACACACCAGGAAATATTTCCTGCATTTATTACTTTAATGCTGAACTTACCTGCACCTGGACTTCAGGAAGAGAAACAAATCTTACAACAAACTATACTCTATACCGAAAAGT GATGACAGAAGAAAGGGTGACTCTTCCAAATACAGGGAACTCCTGTCAAAGCAAAACAGAGTCATGTTCGTTTTATTATCCAGATGTTTCCTACAGtagttctttttgttttcaggtgAAAGCTGAAAATGTTTTGGGTGAAGCCTCATCAGATTGTGTTCCTATACCTATGGAAAAAatag AGAAATTTGAACCTCCTGAAAtactttcagttaaaaaaatcacTGGTATAAAGCAGTTGCTTACAGTAACCTGGAAAATGCCTGAGAAGATTATCCCTTCACAAGATTTAATTTGCCAGGTTCAATACAGAAACTTATATTCAAACTCTTCG GAAATTGTCACTGTCCCACTGAGTTCTGCAGAGAAAACAGGATCATGTAATCTCACAGGTCTGTGGGACTCCACAGAATATCTGGTTGCCATTCGGTGTATCAGTGTTGTGTCAATATTCTGGAGTGAATGGAGTAGAGGGAAAACAGCAAGCACAGAAGAGAAAG CTCCTTCAGAAAAAGTGGATTTGTGGAGGGTAATTGAGTCTTCACACCCAGCTGGAAGTAGATCTGTGCATCTTATGTGGAAG CCATTAGACAGCTTTCCACCGTCTGGGAGAATTCTGGGctacaaaatacagtattttccagAAAACAATGCTGCACTTAAAATGACAAATGTCTCTACTGATAAGAAAATTGTTCTACTTTTAAATGAAGAGGCGTACATAATATCTATTACTGCCTATAACTCTGCTGGAAATTCTCCTGAAGCTATTTTGAGGATTCCATCCACTGATGAAAAAA CTTCTCAGATTATTGAAACAGTGAGGACCTTTACAACAAATGAAGAAGTGGTTGTGACATGGATAGCCTCTGAACCAGAAGTAACCGAATATGTACTTGAGTGGTATGAGGAATTGGAGACAGATCCCTTTGGTAGATCATGGCAATATGTATCAAATTCTACAAACTGGAAAACTAACAAAA aaaactttaaacCATTTATATGCTATAACATCTCGGTGTATCCTTTATATGGAAATAAAGTAGCAGCTCCATGTTCCATACAAACTTATGTTCAAGAAAAAA AGCCATCAGAAGGACCTGTGGCTGACACAGGCATTCCAGGGAAAAACGAAGTTACAATAAAATGGAAGGAGattacaaaggagaaaagaaatggatTTATCAGTAGCTATACAATATTTTATAAACCTGAAGATGGAAAAGAATTGA GTGAAACAGTGAACTCTGATGTTCTGCAATACAGACTGAAGTCCTTACAGGCTAATACACAATATACTGTCTATATAATGGCAAACAATGGAGCTGGTGGAACCAGTGGAGAGCCCAAAACCTTCAAGACTTTGAAATTTA aTAAAGAAGATGTTATTTTCATTGCTCTACCCATTGGATTAAGCATGTTGTTTCTGTTAGGCTTTTGGATaacatgcattttgaaaaaacatGC GTTTAAAAAGGTTTGCTGGCCTGATATACCCAATCCTGCAGAGAGCATTGCAGTGGAATGGCCTCTTGATGTATCTATG GGAGTGACATCTGAGGCTAAAACCGTAGACTTTGAAGACATAAGTGTTTTGGAACATTGTTTCCCTGAAGATCAGGAAGGATCACTACTAATGAATTGTGGAAACCATGTTTCTGAATGTACTGATACTAATACAAAAGGCATGATTAATGGAGATAAAAAGATACTGTATAATGAAAAAAACGAAGTTGCTAAATGTTTTTCACCATCCATGCCTTATATAATTACTGATCAAGATATCGGAAGTCAAATGCATTCAGCTTTGATACCAGCAAAGGAAATCCAACCCATAGAAATGCTGGAAGATGACATATGTGGATCCCAACAGacttcaattaaaaatgaaaattataatgaAGAAGCTTTAAAGCTGGaagatttcagtgaaaaagcactGTTCAATCCATACcttaaaaattctgttaaaacaAGGGAATTTCTTATTTCTGAGAATTTGTCAGAACACAGTAAGAATGAACCCAAAAGCCAATCAACTGTCTTACctccttttcaaaaaaatgtcGCCGGACAATCCTATGTAACATTGGACATGTTTGGGCTGGCCACAGCTCATTAG
- the IL31RA gene encoding interleukin-31 receptor subunit alpha isoform X1, giving the protein MCNCLIWMFILLCSSIADENSIRDADIFPSSPEIERGSTLKLFCVLGKRYTPHRNASHIIWKLNHELIAQENYSIVNETVSSVTIHNFTYSRAHVKCFTKYLGKEQLLVHTEVKSGFPPDTPGNISCIYYFNAELTCTWTSGRETNLTTNYTLYRKVMTEERVTLPNTGNSCQSKTESCSFYYPDVSYSSSFCFQVKAENVLGEASSDCVPIPMEKIEKFEPPEILSVKKITGIKQLLTVTWKMPEKIIPSQDLICQVQYRNLYSNSSEIVTVPLSSAEKTGSCNLTGLWDSTEYLVAIRCISVVSIFWSEWSRGKTASTEEKAPSEKVDLWRVIESSHPAGSRSVHLMWKPLDSFPPSGRILGYKIQYFPENNAALKMTNVSTDKKIVLLLNEEAYIISITAYNSAGNSPEAILRIPSTDEKTSQIIETVRTFTTNEEVVVTWIASEPEVTEYVLEWYEELETDPFGRSWQYVSNSTNWKTNKKNFKPFICYNISVYPLYGNKVAAPCSIQTYVQEKKPSEGPVADTGIPGKNEVTIKWKEITKEKRNGFISSYTIFYKPEDGKELSETVNSDVLQYRLKSLQANTQYTVYIMANNGAGGTSGEPKTFKTLKFNKEDVIFIALPIGLSMLFLLGFWITCILKKHAFKKVCWPDIPNPAESIAVEWPLDVSMNNSFLKGVTSEAKTVDFEDISVLEHCFPEDQEGSLLMNCGNHVSECTDTNTKGMINGDKKILYNEKNEVAKCFSPSMPYIITDQDIGSQMHSALIPAKEIQPIEMLEDDICGSQQTSIKNENYNEEALKLEDFSEKALFNPYLKNSVKTREFLISENLSEHSKNEPKSQSTVLPPFQKNVAGQSYVTLDMFGLATAH; this is encoded by the exons ATGTGCAACTGTTTGATTTGGATGTTcatcctgctctgcagctctATAGCAG atGAAAACTCTATCAGAGATgctgacatttttccttcatctccTGAAATTGAAAGAGGATCCACCCTGAAACTCTTTTGTGTTCTTGGAAAACGCTACACACCTCACAGAAATGCAAGCCATATCATCTGGAAATTGAATCATGAATTAATTGCTCAGGAAAACTATAGCATTGTGAATGAGACTGTATCTAGTGTAACCATCCATAATTTCACTTACAGCAGAGCTCATGTGAAATGTTTCACTAAGTACTTGGGCAAGGAACAACTTCTGGTTCACACTGAAGTTAAATCTGGCT TTCCACCAGACACACCAGGAAATATTTCCTGCATTTATTACTTTAATGCTGAACTTACCTGCACCTGGACTTCAGGAAGAGAAACAAATCTTACAACAAACTATACTCTATACCGAAAAGT GATGACAGAAGAAAGGGTGACTCTTCCAAATACAGGGAACTCCTGTCAAAGCAAAACAGAGTCATGTTCGTTTTATTATCCAGATGTTTCCTACAGtagttctttttgttttcaggtgAAAGCTGAAAATGTTTTGGGTGAAGCCTCATCAGATTGTGTTCCTATACCTATGGAAAAAatag AGAAATTTGAACCTCCTGAAAtactttcagttaaaaaaatcacTGGTATAAAGCAGTTGCTTACAGTAACCTGGAAAATGCCTGAGAAGATTATCCCTTCACAAGATTTAATTTGCCAGGTTCAATACAGAAACTTATATTCAAACTCTTCG GAAATTGTCACTGTCCCACTGAGTTCTGCAGAGAAAACAGGATCATGTAATCTCACAGGTCTGTGGGACTCCACAGAATATCTGGTTGCCATTCGGTGTATCAGTGTTGTGTCAATATTCTGGAGTGAATGGAGTAGAGGGAAAACAGCAAGCACAGAAGAGAAAG CTCCTTCAGAAAAAGTGGATTTGTGGAGGGTAATTGAGTCTTCACACCCAGCTGGAAGTAGATCTGTGCATCTTATGTGGAAG CCATTAGACAGCTTTCCACCGTCTGGGAGAATTCTGGGctacaaaatacagtattttccagAAAACAATGCTGCACTTAAAATGACAAATGTCTCTACTGATAAGAAAATTGTTCTACTTTTAAATGAAGAGGCGTACATAATATCTATTACTGCCTATAACTCTGCTGGAAATTCTCCTGAAGCTATTTTGAGGATTCCATCCACTGATGAAAAAA CTTCTCAGATTATTGAAACAGTGAGGACCTTTACAACAAATGAAGAAGTGGTTGTGACATGGATAGCCTCTGAACCAGAAGTAACCGAATATGTACTTGAGTGGTATGAGGAATTGGAGACAGATCCCTTTGGTAGATCATGGCAATATGTATCAAATTCTACAAACTGGAAAACTAACAAAA aaaactttaaacCATTTATATGCTATAACATCTCGGTGTATCCTTTATATGGAAATAAAGTAGCAGCTCCATGTTCCATACAAACTTATGTTCAAGAAAAAA AGCCATCAGAAGGACCTGTGGCTGACACAGGCATTCCAGGGAAAAACGAAGTTACAATAAAATGGAAGGAGattacaaaggagaaaagaaatggatTTATCAGTAGCTATACAATATTTTATAAACCTGAAGATGGAAAAGAATTGA GTGAAACAGTGAACTCTGATGTTCTGCAATACAGACTGAAGTCCTTACAGGCTAATACACAATATACTGTCTATATAATGGCAAACAATGGAGCTGGTGGAACCAGTGGAGAGCCCAAAACCTTCAAGACTTTGAAATTTA aTAAAGAAGATGTTATTTTCATTGCTCTACCCATTGGATTAAGCATGTTGTTTCTGTTAGGCTTTTGGATaacatgcattttgaaaaaacatGC GTTTAAAAAGGTTTGCTGGCCTGATATACCCAATCCTGCAGAGAGCATTGCAGTGGAATGGCCTCTTGATGTATCTATG AATAATTCATTTTTGAAGGGAGTGACATCTGAGGCTAAAACCGTAGACTTTGAAGACATAAGTGTTTTGGAACATTGTTTCCCTGAAGATCAGGAAGGATCACTACTAATGAATTGTGGAAACCATGTTTCTGAATGTACTGATACTAATACAAAAGGCATGATTAATGGAGATAAAAAGATACTGTATAATGAAAAAAACGAAGTTGCTAAATGTTTTTCACCATCCATGCCTTATATAATTACTGATCAAGATATCGGAAGTCAAATGCATTCAGCTTTGATACCAGCAAAGGAAATCCAACCCATAGAAATGCTGGAAGATGACATATGTGGATCCCAACAGacttcaattaaaaatgaaaattataatgaAGAAGCTTTAAAGCTGGaagatttcagtgaaaaagcactGTTCAATCCATACcttaaaaattctgttaaaacaAGGGAATTTCTTATTTCTGAGAATTTGTCAGAACACAGTAAGAATGAACCCAAAAGCCAATCAACTGTCTTACctccttttcaaaaaaatgtcGCCGGACAATCCTATGTAACATTGGACATGTTTGGGCTGGCCACAGCTCATTAG